Proteins encoded in a region of the Mercenaria mercenaria strain notata chromosome 1, MADL_Memer_1, whole genome shotgun sequence genome:
- the LOC128555695 gene encoding acetylcholine receptor subunit beta-type unc-29-like — MADDTVQLEDYSTNAQWDILSTNVSYVNETAGAYVDLISFKIKLQRKPRHPLITLFLPIILLAVSEIFVFALPSDGGEKSGYAVTVFLAFAVFLTIVNTAMPANSEKVSIFSVYLVIQTAQSTLITILSLLSIRCASLDETTRIPSGLAALVRLSQCGCKETNAPKSNRIRNMDEVSEVEKNGSSCSLDDQEETETCSWKMVTDAVDKICFMVFSAVFVITTTVCFCVIFLAPD; from the coding sequence ATGGCGGATGACACTGTCCAGTTAGAAGATTACAGTACAAACGCACAGTGGGATATACTTTCTACCAATGTTTCATATGTAAACGAGACGGCAGGCGCTTACGTTGATCtgatatctttcaaaataaagcTGCAACGAAAGCCAAGACATCCTTTGATAACATTGTTCCTACCGATAATTCTTCTGGCTGTTTCGGAGATTTTCGTGTTTGCCTTACCAAGTGACGGAGGAGAAAAGTCTGGGTATGCCGTAACAGTTTTCCTAGCATTTGCCGTCTTTCTCACTATTGTTAACACAGCAATGCCAGCAAATTCGGAGAAAGTATCTATCTTTTCCGTATATCTGGTAATCCAAACTGCACAAAGCACACTGATCACAATATTGTCACTGCTATCCATACGATGTGCGTCTCTGGACGAAACAACCAGGATCCCAAGCGGGTTGGCTGCTCTAGTCAGGCTGTCGCAATGTGGATGCAAGGAGACAAATGCCCCAAAGTCGAATAGAATTAGAAATATGGACGAAGTCAGTGAAGTTGAAAAGAACGGTAGTTCATGCAGTCTCGACGATCAGGAAGAAACAGAGACATGCAGTTGGAAAATGGTGACGGATGCTGTTGATAAGATATGCTTCATGGTTTTCTCGGCTGTTTTTGTGATCACAACTACtgtttgtttttgtgtcattttcttGGCACCAGACTAG